One genomic segment of Impatiens glandulifera chromosome 6, dImpGla2.1, whole genome shotgun sequence includes these proteins:
- the LOC124943582 gene encoding uncharacterized mitochondrial protein AtMg00810-like — protein sequence MKKLGELGTFLGLQIENFDKGLFVSQINYAKKLVENFGMTDGKKSYTPLDVNPRLSRDEGTCLPNPHPYRALVGSLIYLTITRPDIAYAVGVMLTLLEIKTIEGPHLGLFFFVETLAYLGVVGNKDWYPCLQKKRNTKHQLTQHKSAYGIVDFGKIFMSSLIIQFLYMEII from the exons atgaagaagcttGGTGAACTTGGAACTTTCCTTGGTCTACAAATCGAAAATTTCGATAAAGGGTTGTTTGTATCGCAGATCAACTACGCAAAGAAGTTGGTAGAAAATTTTGGTATGACTGATGGAAAAAAGAGCTATACTCCTCTCGACGTAAATCCTAGACTTAGTCGAGACGAAGGAACATGTCTACCAAATCCTCATCCTTATCGTGCTCTTGTGGGAAGTTTGATTTATCTGACTATAACAAGGCCTGACATTGCTTATGCAGTTGGAgtg ATGTTGACTTTGCTGGAGATCAAGACGATCGAAGGTCCACATctgggtttgtttttctttgtggaaACACTAGCATATCTTGGAGTAGTAGGAAATAAGGACTGGTATCCTTGTCTACAAAAGAAGCGGAATACAAAGCATCAACTCACGCAGCACAAGAGTGCATATGGCATCGTAGACTTTGGGAAGATtttcatgtcaagtttgatcatcCAGTTCCTATAcatggagataatttga